AGATATAGCTTTTTTTTGTACCAATTTTTTCGGCCAGGTCATCCTGGGTAAGGTGTGCAAGTTTTCTGGCTTCTTTTATCATTTCACCTATAATAAAAGCCCTTGAATTTTGTTCGAATTCATCTCTGGCAGGGCTTCCAAGCTTGCCATACTTGATATCCAATAATTCGTCGAATGTGGTTGCTTCCTTTATCTTTTTCATTTTTTAACT
The window above is part of the Bacteroidales bacterium genome. Proteins encoded here:
- a CDS encoding helix-turn-helix domain-containing protein — protein: MKKIKEATTFDELLDIKYGKLGSPARDEFEQNSRAFIIGEMIKEARKLAHLTQDDLAEKIGTKKSYISRIENGKIDIQLSTLFKIFEEGLGRKLGITVL